The Magnetospirillum sp. genome includes a region encoding these proteins:
- the ahcY gene encoding adenosylhomocysteinase has protein sequence MPDYIVKDVSLAEWGRKELSIAESEMPGLMAIRSEYGPSQPLKGARVAGSLHMTIQTGVLIETLKALGADVRWASCNIFSTQDHAAAAIAVAGTPVFAYKGETLVEYWDYTHKIFEWADGGVPNMILDDGGDATLLIHLGMKAEMDLSVVANPTNEEEEVLYAAIKKRVAEQPGWYSKVGKAIRGVTEETTTGVHRLYLMEKDGSLLFPAINVNDSVTKSKFDNLYGCRESLVDAIRRATDVMMAGKVAVVAGFGDVGKGSAASLRQAGARVLVTEVDPICALQAAMEGYEVVTMEDAATRADLFVTATGNVDVITIEHMRAMKDRAIVCNIGHFDSEIQVAALKNYKWNNIKPQVDEIELASGKRILLLAEGRLVNLGCATGHPSFVMSSSFANQTLAQIELWVNRDNGKYARKVYTLPKTLDEKVAALHLEKIGVKLSKLTPAQAKYINVTEQGPFKADTYRY, from the coding sequence ATGCCCGATTATATCGTCAAAGACGTGTCGCTGGCCGAGTGGGGCCGCAAGGAACTGTCGATCGCCGAGTCCGAAATGCCGGGTCTCATGGCGATCCGCAGCGAATACGGCCCGTCGCAGCCGCTGAAGGGCGCGCGCGTCGCAGGCTCGCTGCACATGACGATCCAGACGGGCGTGCTCATCGAAACGCTGAAAGCACTGGGCGCAGACGTGCGCTGGGCGTCCTGCAACATCTTCTCGACGCAAGACCACGCCGCCGCCGCGATCGCAGTCGCCGGCACGCCGGTCTTCGCCTACAAGGGCGAAACGCTGGTCGAGTACTGGGACTACACGCATAAAATCTTCGAATGGGCCGACGGCGGCGTGCCGAACATGATCCTCGACGACGGCGGCGACGCCACGCTGCTGATCCATCTCGGCATGAAGGCCGAGATGGACCTGTCGGTCGTCGCGAACCCGACCAACGAAGAAGAAGAAGTGCTCTACGCCGCTATCAAGAAGCGCGTGGCCGAACAGCCGGGCTGGTACAGCAAGGTCGGCAAGGCAATCCGCGGCGTCACGGAAGAAACCACGACCGGCGTGCATCGCCTGTATCTGATGGAAAAGGACGGCTCGCTGCTGTTCCCGGCCATCAACGTCAACGACTCGGTCACCAAGTCGAAGTTCGACAATCTGTACGGCTGCCGCGAATCGCTGGTCGACGCAATCCGCCGCGCGACCGACGTGATGATGGCCGGCAAAGTCGCGGTCGTCGCCGGCTTCGGCGACGTCGGCAAGGGCTCGGCCGCCTCGCTGCGCCAGGCCGGTGCCCGCGTGCTCGTGACCGAAGTCGATCCGATCTGCGCGCTGCAGGCGGCGATGGAAGGCTACGAAGTGGTGACGATGGAAGACGCCGCCACGCGCGCGGACCTCTTCGTGACCGCCACGGGCAACGTCGACGTCATTACGATCGAGCATATGCGCGCCATGAAGGACCGCGCGATCGTGTGCAACATCGGGCATTTCGACAGCGAGATCCAGGTCGCGGCCCTCAAGAACTACAAGTGGAACAACATCAAGCCGCAGGTCGACGAGATCGAACTGGCGAGCGGCAAGCGCATCCTGCTGCTGGCCGAAGGTCGGTTGGTGAATCTTGGGTGCGCCACGGGCCATCCGAGCTTCGTGATGTCGTCCTCGTTCGCGAACCAAACGCTGGCGCAGATCGAGTTGTGGGTGAACCGCGACAACGGCAAGTACGCGCGCAAGGTCTACACGCTGCCCAAGACGCTCGACGAAAAGGTCGCGGCCCTGCATCTCGAGAAGATCGGCGTGAAGCTTTCGAAGCTCACCCCGGCCCAGGCCAAGTACATCAACGTGACCGAACAGGGTCCGTTCAAGGCCGACACGTACCGCTACTAA
- a CDS encoding PAS-domain containing protein: MIEFLSGLAAGGAAVGLGCLALWRRLKAAEARAISAEAARGEFAVRANLERSEREAAEDAVRRLESAFDALPLPLWRRDGEQQLVWCNRTYAAAADLTRDEILGGRIGLGGVALANRLMRLARLALAARTPQSESDHIVVAGVRRLFDFTEVPLPDGGTIGIAVDQTERDDAAIELARHIAAQGAVLETMPVAIGIFGADRRLKYFNSAYARLWRADEAWLAGEPEYGEILETLRERRRLPEFADFRLFKRQRMGLFDSLFESFDELMYLPDGTTLRERCMPHPLGGLLFAFEDVTDRLVLERSYNTLIAVQRATLDNLYEGVAVFGSDGRLKLHNPAFARIWDIPDAALVAEPHIGDVVERMRPFYEPQADWPALKERIVESLTARDGTRARIARNDARVLDYAVVPLPDGATQLSFVDVTDRLRVEQALRERAEALEAADRLKSEFISTVSYELRTPLNTIIGFTELLAKQYFGTLNARQSEYCADILTASERLLAIVNDILDLASIDAGRMTLELHAVDPASLLADTAQIMSDLAREREITVAVDAATDVPLRGDDRRLKQAMCNLVSNALKFTPPGGRVALSARAEGDSVLLAVADNGTGIAKADLARVFKEFERGNDAETRRMGAGLGLSLVKRIVELHGGSIDLQSEPGVGTVVTCRLARWNEAAEAKSP, from the coding sequence GTGATCGAGTTTCTGTCAGGACTGGCGGCGGGCGGGGCGGCGGTGGGGCTTGGCTGTCTCGCATTGTGGCGGCGGCTCAAGGCGGCCGAGGCGCGCGCGATTTCGGCCGAGGCGGCGCGCGGCGAATTCGCGGTGCGCGCCAATCTCGAACGCAGCGAGCGCGAAGCCGCCGAAGATGCAGTGCGGCGCCTCGAATCCGCATTCGACGCGCTCCCCTTGCCGCTGTGGCGGCGCGACGGCGAACAGCAGCTTGTCTGGTGCAATCGCACCTACGCGGCCGCCGCCGACCTCACGCGCGACGAAATCCTGGGCGGACGCATCGGACTCGGCGGGGTGGCGCTTGCCAACCGCCTCATGCGGCTTGCGCGCCTCGCCCTTGCCGCGCGCACGCCGCAGAGCGAAAGCGACCATATCGTGGTCGCGGGCGTGCGGCGGCTGTTCGACTTCACGGAAGTGCCGCTGCCCGACGGCGGCACCATCGGCATTGCGGTCGACCAGACCGAACGCGACGATGCGGCGATCGAACTTGCGCGCCACATCGCCGCCCAAGGTGCGGTGCTCGAGACGATGCCGGTCGCGATCGGCATTTTCGGCGCCGACCGGCGCCTCAAATACTTCAACAGCGCCTATGCGCGCCTGTGGCGCGCCGACGAGGCGTGGCTTGCGGGCGAGCCCGAATACGGCGAGATCCTCGAGACGCTGCGCGAGCGGCGGCGCCTGCCGGAATTCGCCGATTTCCGCCTGTTCAAGCGCCAGCGCATGGGCCTCTTCGACTCGCTGTTCGAATCCTTCGACGAGCTCATGTATCTGCCCGACGGCACCACCTTGCGCGAGCGCTGCATGCCGCATCCGCTGGGCGGCCTCCTGTTCGCGTTCGAAGACGTAACCGACCGGCTCGTGCTCGAGCGCTCCTACAACACGCTGATCGCCGTGCAGCGCGCCACGCTCGACAATCTCTACGAAGGCGTCGCCGTGTTCGGCTCGGACGGGCGGCTCAAGCTGCACAACCCGGCCTTCGCGCGCATCTGGGACATTCCCGACGCCGCCCTCGTCGCCGAGCCGCATATCGGCGACGTGGTCGAACGCATGCGCCCGTTCTACGAACCGCAGGCCGACTGGCCCGCCCTCAAAGAGCGCATCGTCGAGAGCCTCACCGCGCGCGACGGCACGCGCGCGCGTATCGCGCGCAACGACGCGCGCGTGCTCGACTATGCGGTGGTTCCGCTGCCCGACGGGGCCACGCAGCTTTCCTTCGTCGACGTCACGGACCGGCTGCGCGTGGAACAAGCGCTGCGCGAGCGCGCCGAAGCGCTCGAAGCCGCCGACCGGCTCAAATCCGAATTCATCTCGACCGTGTCCTACGAGCTGCGCACGCCGCTCAACACGATCATCGGCTTCACCGAGCTGCTGGCGAAACAGTATTTCGGCACCCTCAATGCGCGCCAGAGCGAATACTGCGCCGACATCCTGACGGCGTCCGAGCGGCTGCTGGCGATCGTCAACGACATTCTCGATCTCGCCTCGATCGACGCCGGGCGCATGACGCTCGAGCTGCATGCGGTCGATCCGGCGAGCCTGCTCGCCGACACCGCCCAGATCATGAGCGATCTTGCGCGCGAGCGCGAAATCACGGTCGCCGTGGACGCCGCAACCGACGTGCCTTTGCGTGGCGACGACCGGCGCCTCAAACAAGCGATGTGCAATCTCGTGTCCAACGCGCTCAAATTCACCCCGCCCGGCGGGCGCGTGGCGCTGTCGGCCCGGGCCGAAGGCGACAGCGTGCTGCTCGCCGTCGCCGACAACGGCACCGGCATCGCCAAGGCGGACCTTGCGCGCGTGTTCAAGGAATTCGAGCGCGGCAACGACGCCGAGACGCGACGCATGGGGGCGGGGCTCGGCCTGTCGCTGGTCAAACGCATCGTCGAGCTGCATGGCGGCAGCATCGATTTGCAGTCCGAACCCGGCGTCGGCACGGTCGTGACCTGCCGGCTCGCGCGCTGGAACGAAGCGGCCGAAGCGAAATCGCCTTAA
- a CDS encoding EAL domain-containing protein has translation MDQKTTDTTDEESLLAELARIKRSEDIQFRYGAVIAMNNSAWFGRRRENFQQIIHALRTLLGQSDSGVYAMHNFNIVLLFRRDHRYHLENFDSDLKALLRQHASAAGIEEGQAQDAYEFFALKDGLADFEAIVGKIAEDYRAFAERRARLLNKAGTALTTAQGQPLTPASLAKLEDLLRKADITGFLKSQMCCAVAPGEMMRNFFREVFVGINDLRQMVAPRNDLRIVKPLFQQLTRTMDQRVLRAMFDGFVTRTSGNVSINLNIQTVMSASFREFDTRIANFIPKSQIIIEIPRFDVFWDFAEYLTACEFLRNAGYRVLLDGVTLDVLPMFSRAEMGADFIKILFRAERVNEWRDAGVAERIAAAEPGRLIMARCETAEALELGQAVGIRLFQGFHIDSMLRDPNRRVA, from the coding sequence ATGGATCAGAAAACCACCGACACGACCGACGAAGAAAGCCTGTTGGCGGAACTCGCCCGCATCAAGCGGTCCGAGGACATCCAGTTTCGCTACGGCGCGGTCATCGCGATGAACAATTCGGCGTGGTTCGGGCGCCGGCGCGAGAATTTCCAGCAGATCATCCACGCCTTGCGCACGCTGCTCGGGCAATCCGACAGCGGCGTGTACGCGATGCACAATTTCAACATCGTGCTGCTGTTCCGGCGCGACCATCGCTACCATCTCGAAAACTTCGACAGCGATCTCAAAGCGCTTTTGCGCCAGCACGCGTCGGCGGCCGGCATCGAAGAAGGCCAGGCGCAGGACGCCTACGAGTTCTTCGCGCTCAAGGACGGCCTCGCCGATTTCGAGGCGATCGTCGGCAAGATCGCCGAGGACTATCGCGCCTTCGCCGAGCGCCGCGCGCGCCTGCTCAACAAGGCGGGCACGGCCCTCACCACCGCGCAGGGCCAGCCGCTGACGCCCGCCTCGCTCGCCAAGCTCGAAGACCTGCTGCGCAAGGCCGACATCACGGGCTTCCTCAAGAGCCAGATGTGCTGTGCTGTCGCCCCCGGCGAGATGATGCGCAATTTTTTTCGCGAGGTGTTCGTCGGCATCAACGATCTGCGCCAGATGGTGGCCCCGCGCAACGATCTGCGCATCGTGAAGCCCTTGTTCCAGCAGCTCACGCGCACGATGGACCAGCGCGTGCTGCGCGCCATGTTCGACGGATTCGTCACGCGCACGTCCGGCAACGTGTCGATCAATCTCAACATCCAGACCGTGATGAGTGCATCGTTCCGCGAGTTCGACACGCGCATCGCCAATTTCATCCCGAAGAGCCAGATCATCATCGAGATCCCGCGCTTCGACGTCTTCTGGGATTTCGCCGAGTATCTGACGGCGTGCGAATTCCTGCGCAATGCCGGGTACCGCGTGCTGCTCGACGGCGTCACGCTCGACGTGCTGCCGATGTTCTCGCGCGCCGAGATGGGGGCGGATTTCATCAAGATCCTTTTCCGTGCCGAGCGCGTCAACGAATGGCGCGATGCGGGCGTGGCCGAACGCATTGCGGCGGCCGAACCGGGGCGCCTCATCATGGCGCGCTGCGAGACGGCCGAAGCGCTCGAGCTCGGCCAGGCGGTCGGCATTCGCCTTTTCCAGGGCTTCCATATCGACAGCATGCTGCGCGACCCGAACCGGCGCGTAGCTTAA
- a CDS encoding DUF2336 domain-containing protein yields the protein MAESIQSKIEALLQVAQADRGPARGPARAQIGNQLGEILADAPSAFDPSAFQIAADIVRHLIRETEAEIRQRLAESLAANPDAPRDLVLALANDEIQIARPLLTMSAALNDADLIEIIRQRGSAHSLAIAAREEIGAGVSAALVETGDADVMAELLANRSAEIAAATYAYLADFARENERLQSGLVTREDLPSELAAKLYGWVAADLKRQIRERYAFQPDAGLSPNWSSEVEWAIDEAVGNAAADHGEAMAWGSSADRLADTIKAERLNDPAILVRTLRQGHVSLFEALFARFAELPMRLSRRVLYQADGRALAVAARALGMERAQYLVLARLVRRTSTSEGRVMPESADAKFDPPAEAVAMFERLGLPESLDIMKRWRSRQAQPAPARGLPWARRVEQTGPLG from the coding sequence ATGGCCGAAAGCATCCAAAGCAAAATCGAAGCGTTGCTGCAGGTCGCCCAGGCCGACCGGGGCCCGGCGCGTGGGCCCGCGCGTGCGCAGATCGGCAACCAGCTCGGCGAAATCCTAGCCGATGCGCCGAGTGCGTTCGATCCGAGCGCCTTCCAGATCGCCGCCGACATCGTGCGCCATCTCATTCGCGAGACCGAAGCCGAGATCCGGCAGCGCCTGGCCGAATCGCTCGCCGCCAATCCGGATGCGCCGCGCGATCTCGTTCTCGCACTCGCCAACGACGAGATCCAAATCGCGCGCCCCCTTTTGACCATGAGTGCGGCCCTCAACGACGCCGATCTCATCGAAATCATCCGCCAGCGCGGCAGTGCGCACAGCCTTGCGATCGCCGCGCGGGAGGAGATCGGTGCCGGCGTTTCGGCAGCACTCGTCGAAACCGGCGATGCCGATGTGATGGCCGAGTTGCTCGCCAATCGCTCGGCCGAAATCGCGGCCGCGACCTACGCCTATCTCGCCGATTTCGCGCGCGAGAACGAGCGCCTACAAAGCGGCCTTGTGACGCGCGAAGATCTGCCTTCCGAACTTGCGGCCAAGCTCTATGGCTGGGTTGCGGCCGATCTCAAACGCCAGATCCGCGAGCGCTACGCCTTCCAGCCCGACGCAGGCCTGTCGCCGAACTGGTCGTCCGAGGTCGAATGGGCGATCGACGAGGCGGTCGGAAATGCCGCCGCCGACCATGGCGAGGCGATGGCGTGGGGCTCGAGTGCGGACCGCCTTGCCGACACGATCAAGGCCGAGCGGCTCAACGATCCCGCGATCCTGGTGCGCACTTTGCGCCAGGGGCACGTGTCGCTGTTCGAAGCTTTGTTCGCGCGTTTTGCCGAACTGCCGATGCGCCTGTCGCGCCGCGTGCTCTACCAGGCCGACGGGCGCGCGTTGGCGGTTGCGGCCCGAGCACTTGGCATGGAGCGCGCGCAGTATCTGGTGCTGGCCCGCCTCGTGCGCCGCACCTCGACGAGCGAAGGGCGCGTGATGCCGGAGTCGGCGGACGCCAAGTTCGATCCGCCGGCCGAGGCGGTGGCGATGTTCGAGCGCCTCGGCCTGCCGGAATCGCTCGACATCATGAAGCGCTGGCGCAGTCGCCAAGCGCAGCCTGCCCCTGCGCGCGGCCTCCCCTGGGCGCGTCGGGTTGAACAAACCGGTCCTCTAGGATAG
- a CDS encoding Fe(3+) ABC transporter substrate-binding protein, which produces MTVVSRRALLGGIGLGGLAAVSGGWAPFGAARAQAAGTVNLYTARHYDTDEAIYTNFTRATGIRVNRIEADADKLMERMRAEGANSPADIFIAVDAGRIWRAQEAGLLQPLRSAVLEAAIPANLREPAGHWFGLSKRVRVIAYDKARVAPADIATYASLADPKWKGKLLMRSSTNIYNQSMVGAMIAHNGEAATEAWVKGMVANFARPPRGGDTDQLRGIAAGEGEIAVVNHYYYANLAASTKPEDQALVAKVSLAFPEQGANMRGVLANITGAGIARHSPNRANAVRFLEYLATAEAQSIFAEGNNEYPIVQTARLSPVLSRFGEFREDTIDAAVFARNNEAALKLTDRAGWR; this is translated from the coding sequence ATGACAGTCGTTTCACGCCGCGCTTTGTTGGGCGGAATTGGGCTTGGCGGCCTTGCAGCAGTTTCCGGCGGCTGGGCGCCCTTCGGCGCGGCCCGCGCGCAAGCGGCCGGCACCGTCAATCTCTACACGGCGCGCCATTACGACACCGACGAGGCGATCTACACGAATTTCACGCGCGCAACCGGCATTCGCGTGAACCGCATCGAGGCCGACGCCGACAAGCTCATGGAGCGCATGCGCGCCGAGGGCGCCAACAGCCCGGCCGACATTTTCATCGCGGTCGATGCCGGGCGCATCTGGCGCGCGCAGGAGGCCGGTCTGCTGCAGCCGCTGCGCTCCGCCGTGCTCGAGGCGGCCATCCCCGCCAATCTGCGCGAGCCTGCGGGCCATTGGTTCGGCCTCTCCAAGCGCGTGCGCGTGATCGCTTACGACAAAGCGCGCGTGGCCCCTGCCGACATTGCGACCTACGCGTCGCTTGCCGATCCCAAGTGGAAGGGCAAGCTTTTGATGCGCTCGTCGACCAATATCTACAATCAGTCGATGGTGGGCGCCATGATCGCGCACAACGGCGAAGCTGCGACCGAAGCTTGGGTGAAGGGCATGGTCGCGAATTTCGCGCGGCCCCCGCGCGGCGGCGACACCGACCAGCTTCGCGGCATTGCCGCCGGCGAAGGCGAGATCGCCGTCGTGAACCATTACTACTACGCAAACCTCGCCGCCTCGACGAAGCCGGAGGACCAGGCTTTGGTCGCGAAGGTCAGCCTCGCGTTCCCCGAGCAAGGGGCCAACATGCGCGGCGTGCTTGCGAACATCACGGGTGCCGGGATCGCGCGCCATTCGCCGAACCGCGCCAATGCGGTGCGCTTCCTCGAATATCTTGCGACTGCCGAAGCCCAGAGCATCTTCGCCGAAGGCAACAACGAGTATCCGATCGTGCAGACCGCCCGCCTGTCGCCGGTCTTGAGCCGCTTCGGCGAGTTCCGCGAGGACACGATCGACGCCGCCGTCTTCGCGCGCAACAACGAAGCCGCCCTCAAGCTCACCGACCGCGCGGGCTGGCGCTGA
- the rlmJ gene encoding 23S rRNA (adenine(2030)-N(6))-methyltransferase RlmJ — protein MNYRHAFHAGNFADLAKHAALGLLVRHLVEKPKGFCVLDTHAGLGEYDLLADAASRTGEWLGGIGRVFGRSDPPASLAPYLDAVKALNPDGVLRWYPGSPRLVKSLLRPQDRLIACELHEADAATLQRTFARERGVEIRAQDGYQALASLWPPRERRGLALIDPPFERTDEFAVLENALRGAHRRFATGTLAAWYPIKGRAAVDAFLAAIGDGRIRRVSVAEFMRQPPDDPKRLNGSGLLIVNAPWQFDEKLREGWEWCAAALEISGGIRIETLVGE, from the coding sequence ATGAACTACCGCCACGCCTTCCACGCCGGAAATTTCGCCGATCTTGCCAAGCACGCCGCCCTCGGCCTGCTGGTGCGGCATTTGGTCGAAAAGCCCAAAGGCTTTTGCGTGCTCGACACGCATGCGGGCCTCGGCGAATACGATCTTCTTGCCGATGCGGCATCGCGCACCGGCGAATGGCTGGGCGGCATCGGCCGTGTCTTCGGGCGGAGCGACCCGCCCGCATCCCTCGCCCCCTATCTCGACGCGGTCAAAGCCCTCAACCCAGACGGCGTGTTGCGCTGGTATCCGGGCAGCCCGCGCCTCGTCAAATCGCTGCTGCGCCCGCAAGACCGCCTGATCGCGTGCGAATTGCACGAGGCCGACGCGGCGACGCTGCAACGCACCTTCGCGCGCGAGCGCGGCGTGGAGATCCGCGCGCAAGACGGCTACCAAGCGCTCGCAAGCCTGTGGCCGCCGCGCGAGCGGCGCGGCTTGGCGCTCATCGATCCGCCGTTCGAACGCACCGACGAATTCGCCGTCCTCGAAAACGCATTGCGCGGCGCCCATCGCCGCTTTGCGACGGGCACGCTCGCAGCCTGGTATCCGATCAAAGGCCGCGCTGCGGTCGATGCGTTTTTGGCCGCGATCGGCGACGGCCGTATTCGACGCGTGAGCGTGGCCGAATTCATGCGCCAGCCGCCCGACGATCCCAAGCGCCTCAACGGCAGCGGCCTCTTGATCGTGAATGCGCCATGGCAATTCGACGAAAAACTGCGCGAGGGCTGGGAATGGTGCGCTGCCGCCCTCGAGATATCGGGCGGCATTCGCATCGAAACGCTGGTCGGCGAATAA
- a CDS encoding cold shock domain-containing protein has product MPAGDGMMRATVKWFNSAKGFGFVTPADGSAEAFLHLSALKQAGYESIGEGASVTVEVGSSAKGRQVLRVLEVDQSTAQPSAPRARPAYTERSNSSTGWGGGNDRGGGYERDRGGERGGGGGAGWGDRGGNERSSYQAPVDLSNAESLDGVVKWFSGLKGYGFVQPNGGGKDVFVHITVLRNAGLQSLSPGQPVRMKVVTARKGPEAVTVELNGPIGAPPT; this is encoded by the coding sequence ATGCCTGCCGGTGACGGGATGATGCGCGCCACAGTGAAGTGGTTCAATTCGGCCAAAGGATTCGGGTTTGTCACGCCCGCCGACGGATCGGCCGAAGCCTTTCTGCATTTGTCGGCTTTGAAACAAGCCGGCTACGAATCGATCGGCGAGGGTGCAAGCGTGACGGTCGAAGTCGGTTCGAGCGCCAAGGGCCGTCAGGTTCTGCGTGTGCTCGAGGTCGACCAGTCGACCGCCCAACCGTCGGCCCCGCGTGCGCGCCCGGCCTATACCGAGCGCAGCAATTCGTCGACAGGCTGGGGCGGGGGCAACGATCGCGGCGGCGGCTACGAGCGCGACCGCGGCGGCGAGCGCGGCGGCGGTGGCGGTGCCGGCTGGGGCGATCGCGGCGGCAACGAGCGGTCGAGCTACCAGGCACCTGTCGATCTCTCGAATGCCGAATCGCTCGACGGCGTGGTCAAATGGTTCTCCGGCCTCAAAGGCTATGGCTTCGTGCAGCCCAATGGCGGCGGCAAGGACGTGTTCGTGCACATCACGGTGCTGCGCAATGCCGGGCTTCAGAGCCTGTCGCCGGGCCAGCCGGTGCGCATGAAGGTCGTGACTGCGCGCAAAGGTCCCGAGGCGGTCACAGTCGAACTCAACGGCCCGATCGGCGCACCCCCGACCTAA
- a CDS encoding ornithine cyclodeaminase family protein, translating to MRSAPPGAMRVFGASEVENILEIGPLIEVLRGAFRTGAQVPVRHHHTVPVPGAADATLLLMPAWQPGRYCGIKIVTVFPSNGAAGLPSVMGNYLLLSARNGTPLAMIDGRMLTLKRTAAASALAAKYLSRQDSEKLLMVGTGALAPHLILAHASVRPIRELVVWGRDFKKAQTLAANFDGRRLRARAAANLAEAAAWADTISCATLSQAPLIEGAWLRPGQHIDLVGGFTPAMREADDEAIARARVYVDTYGGALKEAGDIVQPLANGTLHEAQIAGDLGELAQGRAAGRSFYNQITLFKSVGTALEDLAAAELVYETARN from the coding sequence ATGCGCAGTGCCCCGCCCGGTGCGATGCGTGTGTTCGGCGCGAGCGAAGTCGAAAACATCCTCGAGATCGGGCCGCTGATCGAAGTGCTGCGCGGCGCTTTTCGCACCGGCGCCCAAGTGCCCGTGCGCCATCACCATACGGTGCCGGTCCCCGGTGCGGCCGATGCAACGCTGCTGCTGATGCCGGCCTGGCAGCCGGGGCGCTATTGCGGCATCAAGATCGTGACCGTGTTTCCGTCGAACGGAGCGGCGGGTCTGCCGTCGGTCATGGGCAATTATCTGCTGCTGTCGGCGCGCAACGGCACGCCGCTCGCCATGATCGACGGGCGCATGCTGACCTTGAAGCGCACCGCCGCTGCTTCCGCATTGGCAGCCAAATATCTCTCGCGGCAGGATTCCGAAAAGCTGCTGATGGTGGGTACGGGCGCTTTGGCGCCGCATCTGATCCTCGCCCACGCCTCGGTGCGGCCGATCCGCGAACTGGTCGTGTGGGGTCGCGACTTCAAAAAGGCGCAGACCCTGGCCGCCAATTTCGACGGCCGCCGCCTGCGCGCGCGTGCCGCCGCAAATCTTGCCGAGGCGGCCGCGTGGGCCGACACGATCAGCTGTGCGACCTTGAGCCAAGCGCCGCTGATCGAAGGGGCATGGCTGCGACCGGGCCAGCATATCGATCTGGTCGGCGGCTTCACGCCCGCCATGCGCGAGGCCGACGACGAAGCGATCGCGCGCGCGCGCGTCTATGTCGATACCTACGGCGGGGCGCTGAAAGAGGCGGGCGACATCGTGCAGCCGCTGGCCAACGGCACGCTGCACGAGGCGCAGATCGCGGGCGACCTCGGCGAACTGGCGCAAGGGCGTGCGGCCGGGCGCTCGTTCTACAATCAAATCACGCTATTCAAATCGGTCGGTACGGCGCTTGAGGATCTTGCGGCGGCCGAACTTGTCTACGAGACCGCCCGCAATTAG
- a CDS encoding LapA family protein codes for MRLFYWIFAGILAAAAGLFALGNRGDATVDFWPLGPALEMPLFVALVGALYIGFALGAVIAWFGGGRARSRGRAATRRADALAREVAELKAKIAATAPAVTAPPASPASLPIPTPPV; via the coding sequence ATGCGGCTGTTCTATTGGATTTTTGCAGGGATCCTCGCCGCCGCAGCCGGGCTGTTCGCTCTTGGCAATCGCGGCGATGCGACGGTCGATTTCTGGCCGCTCGGCCCTGCGCTTGAAATGCCGCTGTTCGTGGCGTTGGTGGGTGCCCTCTATATCGGCTTTGCGCTGGGGGCTGTGATCGCGTGGTTCGGCGGCGGTCGAGCGCGCAGCCGCGGGCGTGCGGCCACGCGCCGCGCCGATGCGTTGGCTCGCGAAGTGGCCGAGCTCAAGGCCAAAATCGCGGCGACTGCGCCTGCCGTAACCGCACCGCCTGCGAGCCCGGCATCGCTGCCTATCCCCACGCCGCCGGTCTAG